The Vespa velutina chromosome 4, iVesVel2.1, whole genome shotgun sequence genome has a window encoding:
- the LOC124948384 gene encoding DNA replication factor Cdt1-like, translating to MSQPSVTAYFNTRKRQANEDLRNKSKVLLLDQEYMKINEESELQTRIQIFQPSKLLPEEQEKTIVTSSKIILMQGTSNVNNSTSKVNSTMCHTQVDSKFFAQKTSKVITRSRVTQVCKSNQNGQKDIRESFLKISNDAEMKNGNLKIKGKVKKVLFEKKGTLSPQKKQPSTPKKNVAEEKQTTMIEQNEPTAIECTTPKMISIRDDSIKKSLDLNEIKNRINRSSRLTELKASIDRIKKCDQHLNVFQKQNDLNKPQIQRFEQIELEIPVSPQKNFKSPSKILISPIKSEVLAQTSPQRRILFEPKKSTSPIKSKPDKTPAYQRYLSFAESGTPGLSLPYNYRFLAEIFRCIDTVSAMMFNRKELITFKKLKPAIQELLRRNFTLEHLSQIKTVYPDAYIFHQEKVRSFGSISKQDKYELILTPIVQAKDGLNGSNEDNVLQAATDVSMTPDILLQRRRKFYDILLDKVKTEHEQFLLKLDEPIIILKEKIIRWHPEFDVESCKPIEQSALPQPPNTEKATSAKHVLEKAKSLFNCNTRMEKALQRLAEAKMVSKSKSPDISSTNESTNSTIDKVNITVINTPPITPTIEKSYLAKTFKGIPKALLEKVRAKQAAKALEMMTRTPDLDKEATLYSRLPELAKILRSIFVAEKKGVLPLEHVLTKLDNSFRTKLTTAELEEHVRKLCKLLPIWASIHNVRKTDYLKLAKDVDLNKVIKMLEIVANDKVTTS from the exons ATGTCACAGCCATCAGTAACGGCTTATTTTAATACGCGTAAGCGACAAGCTAATGAAGATTTACGCAATAAAtctaaagttttattattggatcaagaatatatgaaaataaatgaagagagTGAACTTCAAACGAGAATCCAAATTTTTCAACCGTCCAAACTTCTACctgaagaacaagaaaaaactaTAGTAACGAgctcaaaaataatattgatgcaAGGAACAAGCAATGTTAATAATTCTACTTCTAAAGTAAATTCTACTATGTGCCATACTCAAGTTGATTCTAAGTTTTTTGCACAGAAGACAAGTAAAGTTATTACTCGCTCACGTGTAACTCAAGTATgtaaatcaaatcaaaatgGTCAAAAAGATATTCGTGAGAGTTTTCTCAAGATAAGTAATGATGctgaaatgaaaaatggaaatttgaaaataaaaggaaaagtgaaaaaagtattatttgagaaaaaagGTACTTTGAGTCCACAGAAGAAGCAACCTTCTACGCCAAAGAAAAATGTAGCAGAGGAAAAACAGACTACAATGATTGAACAAAATGAACCAACTGCTATTGAATGTACTACACCAAAAATGATATCAATTAGAGatgattctattaaaaaaagtcTAGATTTGAATGAGatcaaaaatagaattaacaGGTCTAGCAGACTAACAGAATTAAAAGCTTCTATTGATCGCATTAAAAAATGTGATCaacatttaaatgtatttcagAAACAAAATGATCTTAATAAACCTCAAATACAGAGGTTTGAACAAATTGAACTTGAAATTCCAGTCAG tCCTCAAAAGAACTTCAAATCGCCGAGTAAAATCTTAATTAGTCCGATAAAAAGTGAAGTCTTAGCTCAAACGAGTCCACAACGtcgtattttatttgaacCTAAGAAATCTACTAGTCCGATAAAAAGTAAACCTGATAAAACTCCAGCTTATCaaagatatttatcatttgCTGAAAGTGGTACACCAGGATTATCCTTACCATATAACTATAGGTTCTTAGCAGAAATTTTTAGATGCATTGATACG gTTTCTGCTATGATGTTTAATCGTaaagaattaataacatttaaaaaattgaagcCAGCTATTCAAGAACTTTTACGACGCAACTTTACATTAGAACATTTATCACAAATAAAAACTGTTTATCCTGATgcttatatttttcatcaagAGAAAGTTAGGTCATTTGGTTCGATATCTAAACAAGATAAATATGAATTGATTTTAACACCAATTGTACAAGCAAAAGATGGATTAAATGGATCAAATGAGGACAATGTTTTGCAGGCAGCAACAGATGTAAGCATGACTCCGGACATATTGctacaaagaagaagaaaattttatgatattttgttgg ATAAAGTTAAAACAGAACATGAGCAATTTTTGCTAAAATTAGATGAACCAATAATcattcttaaagaaaaaattatacgttGGCATCCTGAGTTTGATGTTGAAAGTTGCAAGCCTATTGAGCAATCTGCATTGCCACAACCACCTAATACAGAAAAGGCCACTTCTGCTAAACATGTTTTAG aaaaagcAAAGTCCTTATTCAATTGTAATACTCGAATGGAAAAAGCTTTACAAAGATTAGCAGAAGCAAAAATGGTGTCAAAATCTAAATCTCCAGATATATCTTCTACAAATGAATCTACTAACAGTACTATAGATAAAGttaatattactgttattaataCTCCACCAATTACACCAACTATAGAAAAAAGCTATCTTGCTAAGACATTTAAGGGCATTCCAAAAGCTCTTCTTGAAAAg GTACGTGCGAAACAAGCTGCTAAAGCATTAGAAATGATGACTCGAACTCCAGATCTAGATAAAGAAGCGACTCTATATTCTAGATTACCTGAGTTAGCAAAGATTCTCCGTAGTATTTTTGTagctgaaaagaaaggagTTTTACCTTTAGAACATGTATTAACTAAATTAGATAATTCGTTTAGAACTAAACTCACTACAGCTGAATTAGAGGAACATGTGcgaaaattatgtaaattactGCCTATTTGGGCTAGTATACATAATGTGCGAAAAACAGATTACTTAAAGCTTGCAAAAGATGttgatttaaataaagtaattaaaatgttaGAAATTGTGGCTAACGATAAAGTTACTACATCATGA